The segment GTGCTTGGGGCGATAGTGAATGCCACCCGTTCGATACCTTTTATCATTTTATTGGTGTTTATTATGCCTTTTACCGATAAAGTAGCGGGAACCACCATTGGCCCTACAGCAGCTGCAGTACCGCTGACAGTGGGGGCCATCCCGTTTGTAGCGCGGATGGTAGAAACAGCCTTTAAGGAAATTGAATGGGGAATTATTGAAGCGGCGCTGGCTATGGGCGCTAGTCCCGGGCAGATAGTACGCAAGGTACTGATACGTGAAGCGCTTCCCTCCATAATTCTAGGCGCGGCTATTACTACCATCACCTTGGTCAGTTTCTCAGCTATGGCCGGTGTTGTGGGGGGAGGTGGTCTGGGCGACTTGGCCGTTCGCTACGGATACTATCGGTACGAAAAGCCACTGATGTTTATCATAGTCGTACTGTTAATCATCATCGTTCAATTAATACAAATGACGGGAGATGTTGTCTCAGCCCGGCTCAACAAAAAATAAGGAGGAATTTTTAAAATGCAAATTAAAAAAGTACTTATCTTATTGTTAGTTTTAGGCTTGACTACAGGTCTTGCCGTCGGTTGTGGCGGACAGGACAACGAAAAAACTCCAGGAGAGGACCAGCAGGGCGCTGCCAAAGAAGAAGTGACAAAATTACTAGTAGGCGCCACCCCTGTACCCCATGCGGAAATACTTCAGGAAGCTAAAAAACTGCTGGTAGATAAGGGTATCGAGCTGGAAATCATTGAATTCACCGATTATGTCACGCCCAACAAGGCTTTGGCCAACGGAGACCTGGATGCAAACTACTTCCAGCATGTACCATACCTGGATGATTTCAAGGAGAAGAATAATTTAGACCTGACACATACCGTAGCAGTGCATTTTGAACCCATGGGAATATATTCGCAAAGCATTGATAGCCTTGACAACTTGAAAGACGGTGATAAGGTGGCAGTACCCAATGACCCCACTAATGAAGCTAGGGCATTACTATTGCTGCAGGATAACGGCCTCATTACCCTGAAAGAAGGCGTCGGGATGGAAGCGACCAAACAAGATATCGAGAGTAAGAAAATAGATGTGGAGATAGTCGAACTGGAAGCGGCACAAATCCCCCGTTCCTTAGGCGATGTAGGTGCTGCAGTGATTAACGGTAACTACGCCATTGATGCCGGCCTTAACCCCGCCACTGATGCCATTACCGCTGAAACCAAAGATTCTCTCGCAGCCCAGACCTATGGTAACGTGGTAGCGATTCGTACCGGTGAAGAAAACCGGGAAGAAATCAAAGCATTAGATGAAGTGCTCACTTCACCGGAAATTAAGCAGTTCATTGAAGATAAATATCGAGGCGCCGTAGTACCGATGTTCTAATGACGGATAGCTGAAAATTATAAGAAGCCCGTAAACTTTATCACGGGCTTCTTACTTTAACATAGTTTGCATAATTTTCACTACCGGTTCGAATATCAAGCCAATCACATGAGTAGGGTTGGGCACCGGCAAATCAAAAATTTGAATCAAAGACACAGCCATTCCCAGCATGGTAATCAGGCCAACCACTGTTAGCTCGCGATACATTTGAAAGCGGAAAAGCGGCATGCCCACCAGTAGAGCTATCACCCCCACTACCACAAAAATGGCCATGATTGCCAATATCATCAATATCCCTCCCTAATGCTTCTTTAAACTGTTGGTAGTCAGACCCGTGCGCCGCAGATTAATTTCAGTGACTATTTTTAGCGGCACTTCAGGAAAAACTTGCGTACTCCATTTATCCTTCACATCATCCCAATAATCCGGCAGTTGATTCTTTACCACCATACCAAAGTTAAAGGGGTCCACTTGTAAATCTTTTGCTTCCTTCAAAGCCCGACGGGCACGCAGGGTAACTTTATCTGCCACCTGTTTTTCAACGTCTTTTATAAAATTTGAATTCGCTAATTGTGTGGGACAGTCTGCCTCTTCCAAATCCACATCGCCAATG is part of the Metallumcola ferriviriculae genome and harbors:
- a CDS encoding MetQ/NlpA family ABC transporter substrate-binding protein — its product is MQIKKVLILLLVLGLTTGLAVGCGGQDNEKTPGEDQQGAAKEEVTKLLVGATPVPHAEILQEAKKLLVDKGIELEIIEFTDYVTPNKALANGDLDANYFQHVPYLDDFKEKNNLDLTHTVAVHFEPMGIYSQSIDSLDNLKDGDKVAVPNDPTNEARALLLLQDNGLITLKEGVGMEATKQDIESKKIDVEIVELEAAQIPRSLGDVGAAVINGNYAIDAGLNPATDAITAETKDSLAAQTYGNVVAIRTGEENREEIKALDEVLTSPEIKQFIEDKYRGAVVPMF
- a CDS encoding methionine ABC transporter permease; this encodes MFSGEELQQTIKLLSEGLLDTTYMVGLSVFLSHFLGIPLGIILVTTEEGHVWENHLINMVLGAIVNATRSIPFIILLVFIMPFTDKVAGTTIGPTAAAVPLTVGAIPFVARMVETAFKEIEWGIIEAALAMGASPGQIVRKVLIREALPSIILGAAITTITLVSFSAMAGVVGGGGLGDLAVRYGYYRYEKPLMFIIVVLLIIIVQLIQMTGDVVSARLNKK